From one Melospiza melodia melodia isolate bMelMel2 chromosome 4, bMelMel2.pri, whole genome shotgun sequence genomic stretch:
- the LOC134417003 gene encoding endonuclease domain-containing 1 protein-like has product MLGLLLLQVLASCLWLGHSEVVDSFNSCPQFFYSGTFPNDALNPHNSARICQRFRNSYHYATLYDRDRRIPVYSAYKYQPVEEKRPRGWWFVEPQLTGKCNLNDMETESYLKDKCKISLDDIKKSQAVRDDYRGLKSLVHGHLSPTGHMDNDVSKMATFTFTNIVPQDSILNNGKWRVYEDKTMKKNTEDCKTTYVITGAVPGNTYVSDNRVNRPSHIWSAACCLGDEEPQDAWGAIAENDKNQVEELSLGELEERLTELYGGTVTLFNNACPRKKASHNH; this is encoded by the exons atgctggggctgctgctgctgcaggtgttggCCAGCTGCCTCTGGCTGGGACACAGCGAGGTGGTGGACTCCTTTAATAGCTGTCCTCAGTTCTTCTATTCGGGGACCTTTCCAAATGATGCCCTGAACCCACATAACTCAGCCCGGATCTGTCAGCGCTTCAGGAACTCGTATCACTATGCCACCCTGTACGACAGAGACAGGAGAATTCCAGTGTACTCTGCTTACAAATACCAgcctgtagaagagaagagacctcGAGGATGGTGGTTTGTTGAGCCTCAG CTCACAGGTAAGTGTAATCTTAATGATATGGAAACAGAGTCATACCTCAAGGATAAATGCAAAATCTCCCTAGACGATATCAAAAAGAGCCAGGCTGTGCGTGATGACTACAGAGGACTGAAGAGTTTGGTGCATGGCCATTTGAGTCCCACTGGGCATATGGATAACGATGTGAGTAAAATGGCTACCTTCACCTTTACCAACATAGTGCCCCAGGACAGCATTCTCAACAACGGCAAGTGGAGGGTCTATGAGGATAAAACAATGAAGAAAAACACCGAGGACTGTAAAACCACCTACGTGATCACAGGTGCTGTGCCTGGGAACACCTACGTATCTGACAACAGGGTGAACAGACCCAGCCACATCTGGTCAGCTGCCTGCTGCCTGGGGGACGAAGAGCCCCAAGACGCTTGGGGGGCCATTGCTGAGAATGACAAGAACCAGGTGGAGGAGCTCAGCCTgggggagctggaggagaggtTGACTGAGCTCTATGGTGGAACGGTTACTCTGTTCAACAATGCATGTCCCCGGAAAAAAGCCTCGCATAATCATTAG